From the Candidatus Neomarinimicrobiota bacterium genome, the window TCCGCCTGCTGCGGAGGCCGCTGTGGAAGTGGAAGCCGCTGTTGATGAAGCCGAAGCCGAGGAAGGAGCCCCAGCCGAAGAGCGGAAGGCCGCGGGGGAGATGGAAGGGGGCGAGCAAGCTCCACCCCCGGAATCAGAATCCGCGGATGAGGCCGCCTCGGAGGGTGAGGAAAAGGCTGCCGCGGAATAGCTGTTAGCTGTATCGTCTTTATTATCCTACCTATCATGGCACGAGACACCTCTGACCGGAACGTCTTCACCATCGGAACCGTGCTTAAAGGGCACGGTTTGAAAGGGGAAGTGAAAATCGACCCGCTCATCGATGATATGGAGCTATTAGACGGCGTGCAGTCGGTAATTGCCACTTATCCCGATGGCCGGGTGCGGGAACTGGAATTGGACCACGTTCAGGCCCATAGTGGGAAGGTCTTGCTCGCCTTCAAGGGGATAAAAGACCGGAACGGTGCCGATGCCCTCAGAGGCGTGGAACTGTCAATTAGTCGGGAAGATTTGCCTCCACTGGAGGAAGGAGAATACTACCTGGGCGACCTCATAGGCTATACAGTTGTATCGGAGGACGATACCGTCACCGGTCGGGTGCAGGAAGTTTGGGATTTACCGGCGCATGAGGTACTCCAGGTGAGTCATGGCGAGCGGGAGGTGCTCATTCCCCTGATCGATGACGTGATCAAGGAGATTGACCATTCTAAGCGCCGGATAGTGATCATTCCTATGGAAGGGCTTCTGGATTGAGCCTCCGCATTGACATCCTGACTCCCT encodes:
- the rimM gene encoding ribosome maturation factor RimM (Essential for efficient processing of 16S rRNA), whose protein sequence is MARDTSDRNVFTIGTVLKGHGLKGEVKIDPLIDDMELLDGVQSVIATYPDGRVRELELDHVQAHSGKVLLAFKGIKDRNGADALRGVELSISREDLPPLEEGEYYLGDLIGYTVVSEDDTVTGRVQEVWDLPAHEVLQVSHGEREVLIPLIDDVIKEIDHSKRRIVIIPMEGLLD